A section of the Bacillus pumilus genome encodes:
- a CDS encoding N-6 DNA methylase, with product MKLKAQNSAQKLRGGYYTPKELTDFIVKWALHNDQTTTVFEPSCGDGAFLESLSVHPRISQLKCLAVEFDEEESKKAKVRVKNCPNIDVINADFYNVYEEKKDSLFGTQQRFDAIVGNPPYIRYQYLTAAQRETQSDILVSNGMKSNKLINSWVSFVVACVELLNDNGKIGLVIPAELLQVAYAEDLRLFLVNNLSRTTVITFKELVFPDVQQEVVILLGEKDKDKLSTSKSTIRVIEWQNTDFLNEEEVFRTPINYQRAMQDKDKWTKYFLEPEEANLIYQIQEDERFVAFSEIADVDIGITTGNNEYFSVNKNVVEEYELQNVVRPLIGRSSHASGLYFTEQDWLGNVNKGTAAHLIDFPNIPYEEYPEGHKAYIRRGEEEEAHIGYKCSIRERWYRVPSIWVPDAFFLRRNNTFPKFVLNDINAVSTDTMHRVKFNEEINREKVLLSYYNSITFAFTEIEGRSYGGGVLEILPGEVEKVMLPNLQSLNSGIVEDLIEKIDRTIRAKKDIEPILDEIDQLVLRDHLGIEEETILSFRIIWKKLMNRRLSRKQKRKGKAKL from the coding sequence ATGAAATTAAAGGCTCAAAATTCAGCGCAAAAATTACGTGGGGGCTACTACACGCCAAAAGAATTAACTGACTTCATAGTAAAATGGGCACTCCATAATGATCAAACAACTACTGTCTTTGAGCCAAGTTGTGGGGATGGAGCATTTCTCGAGTCACTCTCTGTACATCCTCGGATTTCTCAATTAAAATGTCTAGCTGTTGAATTTGATGAAGAAGAGTCTAAAAAGGCGAAAGTGAGAGTTAAAAATTGCCCTAATATAGATGTTATTAATGCAGACTTTTACAATGTCTATGAAGAAAAAAAAGATTCCCTTTTTGGAACACAACAGCGCTTTGACGCCATTGTGGGAAATCCACCTTATATTAGGTATCAGTATTTAACCGCAGCACAGAGAGAAACTCAATCAGATATATTAGTTTCAAATGGGATGAAATCGAATAAACTTATTAATTCCTGGGTTTCATTTGTAGTGGCGTGTGTGGAGTTGTTAAATGATAACGGTAAAATCGGATTAGTTATCCCAGCAGAATTATTACAAGTAGCCTATGCTGAGGATCTTAGATTATTTTTAGTCAATAATTTATCCCGAACTACTGTTATAACTTTTAAAGAACTTGTCTTTCCTGATGTACAGCAGGAAGTTGTTATTCTTCTTGGAGAGAAAGATAAGGACAAGCTCTCAACTTCTAAAAGTACTATAAGGGTTATTGAATGGCAAAATACAGATTTCCTTAATGAAGAAGAGGTTTTTCGTACACCTATAAATTACCAGAGAGCAATGCAAGACAAGGATAAATGGACAAAATATTTCTTAGAGCCAGAAGAAGCTAATCTGATTTATCAGATTCAAGAAGATGAGCGTTTTGTTGCATTTTCTGAAATTGCAGATGTTGATATCGGAATTACAACAGGAAATAATGAATATTTCTCAGTTAATAAAAATGTTGTTGAGGAATATGAGCTACAAAATGTTGTACGCCCCCTTATTGGGAGGAGTTCCCATGCTAGTGGCTTATATTTTACAGAACAAGATTGGTTGGGTAATGTCAATAAAGGAACAGCAGCTCATCTTATAGATTTTCCGAATATTCCTTATGAAGAATATCCAGAAGGACATAAAGCATATATCCGACGTGGGGAAGAAGAAGAAGCACATATAGGGTATAAATGTAGTATCAGAGAGAGATGGTATCGTGTTCCATCTATATGGGTACCTGACGCATTCTTTCTTCGTAGAAATAACACTTTTCCTAAGTTTGTTCTAAACGATATCAATGCTGTTAGCACTGATACAATGCATAGAGTAAAGTTTAATGAGGAAATTAATAGAGAAAAAGTATTGTTATCTTATTATAATAGCATTACGTTTGCATTCACTGAAATTGAGGGCAGAAGTTATGGTGGAGGAGTATTAGAAATATTGCCAGGGGAAGTTGAAAAGGTAATGCTTCCAAACCTTCAATCCTTAAATTCGGGGATTGTTGAAGATTTAATTGAAAAAATTGACCGAACGATTAGAGCTAAGAAAGATATAGAGCCTATCTTGGATGAGATAGATCAATTAGTTTTACGTGACCATTTAGGGATAGAAGAAGAAACTATTTTATCGTTTCGGATAATATGGAAAAAATTAATGAACAGAAGATTGAGCCGCAAACAAAAACGAAAAGGCAAAGCAAAATTATAA